The DNA region GGCAGACCAAAATCTGTAAAAGTTTCACGTCCATTTAAGTTCTCAATTTATCTAGTTTGTTTAATTTATCTAACTTGTTTAACAAAAGAGTCAACAACTGCTTATCGATATCAGCTTTAACCGGCAACACCCAAAAATTAGCGCGTGCAAATGTAGTACATTTAACAGCATCTTTCTCAGTCATGATGACGATATCCGTGTCGATATCGTCAAAGTCTTGAGCGCAGTATTGATAATGATCATTATATGCTTTGGATTTAAAATGCAAACCCATCGCGGTTAACTGTCGAAAGAATCGCTCAGGATTACCGATGCCAGCAATTGCCGTGATGGATTTTCCCGCAAACTCGGCTGGACTTAATTGTAATTGACGATTATTAAGGTTATAGAAGTGACTTGCCTTCAAGTGCATTTCAATAGGAATTGGTGATACAAGCAAGCTTGGGTTCGATGGTGCGCCATTTCTAATCACGACATCAACCGTTTTCAATCTGTTTAATGACTCACGCAAAGGTCCTGCAGGCAAAAGAGCTCCATTACCAAAACCCTTTGCCCCGTCAAACACCACTACTTCAACATCTCTTTGTAATGCATAGTGCTGTAGACCATCATCACTGATAATAATATTGCACTCGGGGTGTGCTTTCAAAAGTGCGAGTCCGACTTCTACACGTTTAGCGCCAACAAATACAGGACATGTTGTACGCATGGCAATTAATACAGGCTCATCACCAACTGCAGCAGGATTGCTATTCGCGGATACAGCGGCAATACCAGTCAAATTGCTTCCATAACCGCGACTAATAATACCCGGCTTATAACCCAACAATATCAATTGCTCAGCCACCAATATCACTAACGGCGTTTTACCAGCACCACCCACATTGATGTTGCCGACGACGACGACAGGAACATTTAAACGGTAGCTGCGGAAAAAACCTGCTTTATATAAGAATCTTCTTAAAGCTACGATTATCGAAAACAACCAAGAAATTGGCAAAAGCAACAAATGCCACAGTGTAAAAGTGAGCCACTGCTTCTGCAGCCAATTAGCCATTTAAGTCACACTTAAACGCTAAACTGCTTGTGATATAACTTTGCGTAATATCCATCAAGCTTCATCAGCTCATCATGCGAGCCAATCTCAACAATATGACCATGCTCCATCACCATGATGCGGTCTGCATTTTCGATGGTGCTTAATCTATGCGCAATCACAATACTGGTACGATTAAGCATTAACGCATCCATTGCCTGTTGAACATGTTGCTCAGACTCTGTATCCAAAGCTGATGTGGCTTCATCCAACAGTAAGATTGGCGCATTTTTCAGAATGGCACGTGCAATGGCAATACGTTGACGCTGACCGCCAGATAGCTTCACGCCGCGATCACCAATTTCATTTTGCAGACCATTAGGTAAGTGCTGGATAAATTCCCAGATATTAGCTGCCTTAGCTGCAGCAATTACTTCTGCTTCGGTTGCATTACGCAACACACCATATGCAATGTTATTGAAAATAGTATCATTAAATAAAATAATATCTTGGCTAACCAGCGCAAATTGCTGGCGCAAATTTTTAAGCTGTATTGCGCGGCAATCGACACCATCTAGTAGCACTGCACCCTGCTGTAGCTCGTAAAATCTAGGCAGCAAATTCACTAAAGAGGTTTTACCGCCGCCTGAGCGCCCAACCAACGCAATCTTTTCCCCAGCCTGAATGCTGAAGCTTAAGCTATCTAATGCAGGCTTTGGGGTATCTTCATAATGCAAAGTAACATTTTTAAACTCGATATCACCTTTTGCTCGTTCTATCGTTAACTGCCCTTGATCCACTTCTGGCTGGCTATCGATTACATCAAAAATACTTTGCGCAGCGGTTAGACCTACTTGCAAGTCTTCATTAGCGGCAGCGATATGCTTAATAGGGGAGATAAGCATGAGCAACGCGCCAACAAAAGCAGCAAACTCACCTACACTAAAATTACCTATCGCATAGTAAATAACCAACCCTAACGCTAGAGCCGCAAATAGCTCGACAATAAAGCTACTCAAGCCGGCAATGCGCGCCACACGCAACTCAATTTTCCGATTGTTAGAAACAATTTGAGCAAAGCGGCTATATTCAAAATCTTGTGCGCCAAAAATCTTAACAATGCGCTGACCCGCAATTGCCTCTTCTGCAGACTTGGTCATTTCACCAACGCTGTGCTGTACTTGTTTTGCATTTGCCTTTAATTTTGGCGTCATTTTCTTCAAATACAAGGCAATGAATGGCAATACGATTGCAAAAATTAAGGTTAATCGCCAATCAAGATAGAGCATGTAGCCAATTAAACCTACCACCGTCAACAAATCACGCATCACGTTCATCCATGAACGAGTGGTGGCAGTTGAGAGCCGTTCTACATCATAGGTAAACTTGGAAACGATAGAGCCTGCCGACCTTGCATCAAAATAATGCACTGGCAAAAGCATTAGTTTAGAAAACATTTCCTTACGAAAGTCTTCAACCACACGCCTAGCAACCACTCGCATGCAATAAGTAGACACAAAGCCTGTAATGCCTCGCGCCACCATTAAAGCAATCAACATCAAGGGTAGCAGTATCGCCTGGTCAGCTGTTTTTTTAACAAAACCTTCATCCGTGACTTGTTTGATCAAGGCAAGAAATGCAGTATTACTGCCGGCTAGCAATACTAGCGCAAGCATACTGATCATAAAGACGTATTTGTAATGCCATGCATAGTGAAACAAACGCAAATATAAAACCTTTGCGTTTGATACATGCACAACATCGTGCGTTTTGGGTTTAGATTTTTTTAGGTTTGAGTTCGACATGGGCTAACGTCGATAAGAATTAAAAGGAAACGTACGGGATTGAGTATATAAAACTCAAGATCCCGATTGCACTTGGGTGGCAAATGTAATTCTTGTGTACCCTGCAACACGTGATGCTTCCATCACATTAACGACAGACTGATGCGTGGTATTGGCATCGGCATTAATAACAATAGTTGGCTCTTCATTACTTGCTTTAGCTGCGGCTTGCAGGGCTGCACTAATCGCAGACACTGACCCGTCAGCCAACTGTTTACCATCAATCAGATATTTCCCGGTTGCATCAACCGCTACTTCAATCATCAACGGTTTGTCCTGAGGTGCATTTGCCTCGGCTGTTGGCAGATTGATTTGCAGTTCGTTAGTACGTGAAAATGTTGCGCTGACGATTAAGAAAATAATAATCACCAGCAATACATCGATCAACGGGATAAAGTTGATTTCAAGTTCTTCGTGTTTTTTCCCACGTTGAAAATCCATTTGGTGTTCCCTTTATCTATCGTACTAAATTACTGACGCTCGCCGTGAATGATTTCAACTAACTTAATGGCTTGTTGCTCCATCTCAATCAGCAAAGCATCTACTTTGGTACGGAAATAACGGTAAGCGATCATCGCTGGCACTGCTACTACAATACCTGCAGCAGTGTTATATAAGGCAACTGAAATGCCACGTGCAAATTGAGCGACATCATGTCCTTGCGTAGTGAAAGCACCAAATAACTCCACCATACCAATCACGGTACCGAGCAACCCTAATAAAGGTGATACGGTTGCAATGGTTCCTAGTGTAGAAAGATACCTTTCCATCTGATGCGCCACTGCACGCGCTGTTTCTTCAATAGATTCTTTCGTCACCTCACGTGAGTTTTTTGCATTTGCAAGTGCAGTTGCAAATACACGGCCCAACAATGAGTGCTGCTCTAAGCGATTAATCGTATCTTTTGTGATACCACCCTTCGCTAACCATGCTTGTAGCTCTGGTAATAAATTGCTAGGGGATACAATATTTTCTCGCAATGCAAAACTACGCTCACCTATGATTGCTACAGCAATCACTGACGCAATAACAAGTGGCCAGATAGGCCAACCAGCAGCTAGAATGATTTCCCACACAGTGAAATTCCCCTTAAATCAATACCAAATAAAATTCTGTAACAAATGCCATAAATCAGGCCCAGCGATACTTTAGCTTGTCATGTGCTTTTGGGCAAGCCTCACCTAAGAATGATTAGCAATTGAATCTTAACTTTCATCACCTAATTTAGAATTTATCATGCCAGTAACGCTTACGTTGGGCTCGCCAATTCTGCACAGCAATTTGAGGTGCAGGCCCCTGCATCCTGAAGTTTAGCTCTACTGCACCATGATAATCGGATCTATACAATTGACTACCAACGAGCGGATATCTGGCAGTGACTTCCGGCCTTGGATGTTTAAAGCGATTTAAATACCCCACTGTAAAAATTGCAACGCTAGGTGCGACAGCTTCCACAAAACTTGTGGTGGATGATGTTTTGCTGCCATGATGAGGCACGACTAGGACGTCACTTTTCAATATAGCTGGTAACGAACTTGCGTTTGCTGAAACTAAGGCGGCTTCAGCATTACGCTCAATGTCTCCTGTAAGCAATAAACTGCCTGCCTCACTGGTAATTTTTAGCACACAACTTCTATCATTATCTTTAATTCCAACATTCTCATAATCACTTAGGTTCGGGTATAGCATTTCAAAATCAACACCATCCCAATGCCAGCCCTGACCGGCGTAACATTTCATACGCTCAACATTAGGAGGAGTAATCACCGTTTCAGGCATTGAGCTTGCAAACCAATCCACTGGCATTAAGGTCAATACAGAGTCCATGCCGCCACTATGATCATTATCATCGTGCGTCACGATAAATCCATCAAGCTTTTGAACGCCCTCACCTTGCAGAAATGGCACAACAACGCGACTACCAGCATCACTTTGGGCATTAAATCTTGCACCCGCATCATAAAGTAAGGTATGTGTTGATGTCTGCACCACCACACTTAAGCCTTGCCCTACATCTAGAATCGTCGCTTTCATCTCACCTGATGCTGGCCGAACAGGTGAAATTAGCATCATGGGCAAAAAACCAAAAATACCCAACCAGCGTAACGGCACTCCCCGTGGCATTAACATCCAAATCACACCCAATAGCGCTGGAGCTAATGTCCATAATGCAGGCGCATGTTGTTGCCAGACAGCAACGGGCAATTGATTTAGCCAATCCAGAAAGACAACACATAGCTCTAGCAAGTAATAAGCTAAATGTAATGGCCAATCAATTGGCAGGAAACTACCTAGCAAAGCCAAGGGAGTGACAAAGAAGCTGATTAATGGAATTGCAACTGCATTCGCCACGGGTGAGATGATAGAGGCTTGGTGAAACATGATTAATAGCAATGGCAACATACCTATTGTCACTGCCCATTGCGTTTGCACTGCAACTTTCAACCAATGCGGCGTAGCTATTCGCGCGCCCATTGCAAAGCTTAGAAGTGCAACGGCACCAAAAGATAGCCAAAAACCAGCAGAAATCACAGCCCACGGATCAATTAAAACCACAATCAATAAGGCCAAGGCTAGCACTTGAGCAATGACAAAGCGCCGACCAGACCATAATGCAACACCAAACACCATCAGCATATACAGGGTGCGTTGCGTTGGCACGGAAAACCCTGCAATGAGGGCATATATTAGCGCGGTCAATACTGCTGCAAAAGTTGCCGCTTTCCGCGTTGGGACTTTATTACCTAGGTTGGGGACGCGTCTCCAAACAAAGTTCACTAGCACAAACATCAGCCCAGACAGCATCGTAATATGCAAACCAGAGATACTCATTAAATGCGTAATCCCTGTGCGTAAAAACAATTGCCAATCTCGCACTGAAATCTGGCTATCATCCCCCATCACCAACGCCTGTATCACCCCGCTATATGGCTTACTCATTAAGACTTCAGTAATGCGTAGTTTCACTGACTGACGAATACGTTCAACCACATATTGCGGACGCCAAACAAACTCATCAAGTACGGTGGGCTTACCTTTGACACTGCCAATAGCACGGATATTCTCAGCCAAGGACCATGACTCAAAATCAAAACCATGCGGATTTTGTACGCTATGTGGACGTTTGAGTCGTGCGACCAAATGCAAACGCTGTCCGGCTTGAACGTCTGAAAACTGCATAGACTCATGCACTTGTGGTTGCTGGTCTCGTTTACGGTAAATGCTAAGTGAAAGATGTCGAGGAACGACAGCACCTTTAGTCACAACACGTTCAACAGCAAAATTAAAGCGAGCACCCTGCTCAGTTAAAACAGGAACGCTTGCCACAACTCCCACCAACTCAATTGGCTTATTTTGCCAATAAACTGGTAACGCTTCAGCAAGCCTGAATGTAGCAAAAGCAGCAGACCAGAAAAAACCGAACATCAGGGCAATCATTAACCATAATTGCAGCTGAAAAAGACGTATAAATTTGAATTGCGCTTTACGAAGATAAATACTGATAAAGACAAAAGGTAAGATTGACAATGACCATATCAGGTCTGGCAACACTGGCATCTGTTGCAGGCAAAAAGCACCTAACACAAACCCCAGTGCAAAAAGAATCATGCTTTACAAAGTCACCAATTTGCCGTCAACGAGCTTGTAGCGCCGCTGCATTTTTGCAGCAAGCTCCAAGTCGTGCGTAACAACCACCAAACTTACATTTTGCGTTTGATTCATTTCCAATAGCAAATCAAACACTGCATGCGCAGTATGACGATCGAGATTACCGGTAGGCTCATCCGCAAGGATACATTGCGGTGAGGTGACCATTGCTCGCGCTAATGCGGCACGTTGCCGCTCACCGCCAGACAATTCACCTGGCATATGTTCCAGCCGGTGCTTTAGCCCTACTTTTGCCAACATTTCACCTGCCACTGTAAGCGCTTGCTCTCGTGGGGTGCGGCGAATCAATAGGGGCATCGCTACATTTTCAAGTGCAGTAAATTCTGGCAATAGATGGTGGAATTGATAGACAAACCCTAAAGACTGATTACGTAAATCACCTTTTTGCGTTTCAGACAATTGTGCAAGATTATGTTCAAGAATATGCACATCTCCACTGCTTGGCACATCTAAACCACCCAGCAAATGCAATAAGGTACTTTTACCCGACCCTGAAGCACCGACAATTGCCACTTGCTCCCCAGTATTGACACTAAGATCGATACCATTCAGCACGGCAACATCTAAGCCCTGATAAGTTTTATGCAAATGTTGACAAGCAATAATTGGCTTTGAAGTTTGGCTACTCATAACGCAA from Methylotenera sp. L2L1 includes:
- a CDS encoding MotA/TolQ/ExbB proton channel family protein; the protein is MWEIILAAGWPIWPLVIASVIAVAIIGERSFALRENIVSPSNLLPELQAWLAKGGITKDTINRLEQHSLLGRVFATALANAKNSREVTKESIEETARAVAHQMERYLSTLGTIATVSPLLGLLGTVIGMVELFGAFTTQGHDVAQFARGISVALYNTAAGIVVAVPAMIAYRYFRTKVDALLIEMEQQAIKLVEIIHGERQ
- the msbA gene encoding lipid A export permease/ATP-binding protein MsbA, with the translated sequence MSNSNLKKSKPKTHDVVHVSNAKVLYLRLFHYAWHYKYVFMISMLALVLLAGSNTAFLALIKQVTDEGFVKKTADQAILLPLMLIALMVARGITGFVSTYCMRVVARRVVEDFRKEMFSKLMLLPVHYFDARSAGSIVSKFTYDVERLSTATTRSWMNVMRDLLTVVGLIGYMLYLDWRLTLIFAIVLPFIALYLKKMTPKLKANAKQVQHSVGEMTKSAEEAIAGQRIVKIFGAQDFEYSRFAQIVSNNRKIELRVARIAGLSSFIVELFAALALGLVIYYAIGNFSVGEFAAFVGALLMLISPIKHIAAANEDLQVGLTAAQSIFDVIDSQPEVDQGQLTIERAKGDIEFKNVTLHYEDTPKPALDSLSFSIQAGEKIALVGRSGGGKTSLVNLLPRFYELQQGAVLLDGVDCRAIQLKNLRQQFALVSQDIILFNDTIFNNIAYGVLRNATEAEVIAAAKAANIWEFIQHLPNGLQNEIGDRGVKLSGGQRQRIAIARAILKNAPILLLDEATSALDTESEQHVQQAMDALMLNRTSIVIAHRLSTIENADRIMVMEHGHIVEIGSHDELMKLDGYYAKLYHKQFSV
- the lolD gene encoding lipoprotein-releasing ABC transporter ATP-binding protein LolD; protein product: MSSQTSKPIIACQHLHKTYQGLDVAVLNGIDLSVNTGEQVAIVGASGSGKSTLLHLLGGLDVPSSGDVHILEHNLAQLSETQKGDLRNQSLGFVYQFHHLLPEFTALENVAMPLLIRRTPREQALTVAGEMLAKVGLKHRLEHMPGELSGGERQRAALARAMVTSPQCILADEPTGNLDRHTAHAVFDLLLEMNQTQNVSLVVVTHDLELAAKMQRRYKLVDGKLVTL
- a CDS encoding ExbD/TolR family protein; protein product: MDFQRGKKHEELEINFIPLIDVLLVIIIFLIVSATFSRTNELQINLPTAEANAPQDKPLMIEVAVDATGKYLIDGKQLADGSVSAISAALQAAAKASNEEPTIVINADANTTHQSVVNVMEASRVAGYTRITFATQVQSGS
- the lpxK gene encoding tetraacyldisaccharide 4'-kinase, producing the protein MANWLQKQWLTFTLWHLLLLPISWLFSIIVALRRFLYKAGFFRSYRLNVPVVVVGNINVGGAGKTPLVILVAEQLILLGYKPGIISRGYGSNLTGIAAVSANSNPAAVGDEPVLIAMRTTCPVFVGAKRVEVGLALLKAHPECNIIISDDGLQHYALQRDVEVVVFDGAKGFGNGALLPAGPLRESLNRLKTVDVVIRNGAPSNPSLLVSPIPIEMHLKASHFYNLNNRQLQLSPAEFAGKSITAIAGIGNPERFFRQLTAMGLHFKSKAYNDHYQYCAQDFDDIDTDIVIMTEKDAVKCTTFARANFWVLPVKADIDKQLLTLLLNKLDKLNKLDKLRT
- a CDS encoding DNA internalization-related competence protein ComEC/Rec2: MILFALGFVLGAFCLQQMPVLPDLIWSLSILPFVFISIYLRKAQFKFIRLFQLQLWLMIALMFGFFWSAAFATFRLAEALPVYWQNKPIELVGVVASVPVLTEQGARFNFAVERVVTKGAVVPRHLSLSIYRKRDQQPQVHESMQFSDVQAGQRLHLVARLKRPHSVQNPHGFDFESWSLAENIRAIGSVKGKPTVLDEFVWRPQYVVERIRQSVKLRITEVLMSKPYSGVIQALVMGDDSQISVRDWQLFLRTGITHLMSISGLHITMLSGLMFVLVNFVWRRVPNLGNKVPTRKAATFAAVLTALIYALIAGFSVPTQRTLYMLMVFGVALWSGRRFVIAQVLALALLIVVLIDPWAVISAGFWLSFGAVALLSFAMGARIATPHWLKVAVQTQWAVTIGMLPLLLIMFHQASIISPVANAVAIPLISFFVTPLALLGSFLPIDWPLHLAYYLLELCVVFLDWLNQLPVAVWQQHAPALWTLAPALLGVIWMLMPRGVPLRWLGIFGFLPMMLISPVRPASGEMKATILDVGQGLSVVVQTSTHTLLYDAGARFNAQSDAGSRVVVPFLQGEGVQKLDGFIVTHDDNDHSGGMDSVLTLMPVDWFASSMPETVITPPNVERMKCYAGQGWHWDGVDFEMLYPNLSDYENVGIKDNDRSCVLKITSEAGSLLLTGDIERNAEAALVSANASSLPAILKSDVLVVPHHGSKTSSTTSFVEAVAPSVAIFTVGYLNRFKHPRPEVTARYPLVGSQLYRSDYHGAVELNFRMQGPAPQIAVQNWRAQRKRYWHDKF